The Doryrhamphus excisus isolate RoL2022-K1 chromosome 18, RoL_Dexc_1.0, whole genome shotgun sequence genome contains a region encoding:
- the ppp4r1l gene encoding serine/threonine-protein phosphatase 4 regulatory subunit 1 isoform X2: MAGLSLYFEDGHDDLDDFGFDDYGSECDGIRITAFLDAGQDNLTPLGRLEKYAFSENVFNRQIVARGLLDVLREFSDNENDFISVMETVARMSEDGEPTVRAELMEQVPNIAMFLHESRPNFPAAFSRYLVPIVVRYLTDPNNQVRKTSQAALLVLLEQGLISKADMESKVCPVLLDLTEPSSDDDYKIEAVAIMCKVVTMLSKDTVEHLLLPRFCDLCSDARLFQVRKVCAANFGEFCSIVGQEATEKLLIPKFFDLCSDSLWGIRKACAECFMMVSNSTSPEVRRAKLSPLFISLISDQSRWVRQAAFQSLGRFISTFANPTGAGLHFRDDGGLLDVSRCTSDSDCSLNSLNCSGIGGCHTERTIAHTPPNQDGRATPSPEHVPAADEMNYDDNHSLARGEMLDSYMHAGANANNARNAKEMPQTDENFNSFHFWRSPLPDISGELELLSCQTGEGVVKDGRKEERKEPEDNCLDSKASPGKTTSDQIKMVLDCLQPHMDDPDVQAQVQVLSAALKAAQLDSPSDNSPTESQLAPSADSDADSPSVESKSVEVQSESEESVTEDEQTTESLSASESCPVQEQGDEETQTEPLEYPEESPPDSPVLVSELIESVEEEGKNDSVSEDKPKIQNIIPQQLLDQYLSMTDPARAQTVDTEIAKHCAFSLPGVALTLGRQNWHCLKDTYETLATDVQWKVRRTLAFSIHELAVILGDQLTAADLVPIFNGFLKDLDEVRIGVLKHLYDFLKLLHADKRREYLYQLQEFMVTDNSRNWRFRYELAEQLILIIELYSHYDVYDYLRQIALTLCSDKVSEVRWISYKLVVEILQKLYSSGADDLGLNFINELTVRFCHCPKWVGRQAFAFICQAVVEEDCMPMEQFSQHLLPSLLSLSSDPVANVRVLVAKALRQSIMEKAYFKDAGCAYSDELEETVMALQSDKDRDVRFFASLDPNKDLMDTAPLI, encoded by the exons TTGGATTTGATGATTATGGTTCCGAATGTGACGGCATCCGCATTACAGCCTTCCTCGACGCCGGTCAAGACAACTTAACGCCACTCGGGAGGCTAGAGAAGTATGCCTTCAGTGAGAATGTGTTTAACAG gcaGATTGTGGCTCGTGGGCTGCTTGATGTGCTCCGCGAGTTCAGCGATAATGAAAATGATTTCATCAGTGTCATGGAGACAGTTGCCAGAATGTCAGAAGATGGAG AGCCAACCGTGCGAGCCGAGCTGATGGAGCAGGTGCCCAACATTGCCATGTTTCTGCACGAGAGCCGGCCCAACTTCCCTGCTGCCTTCTCCAGATACTTGGTACCCATCGTGGTCCGATATCTCACAGATCCAAACAACCAG GTGCGAAAGACCAGCCAAGCAGCACTGCTTGTGTTGCTGGAGCAAGGCCTCATCTCAAAGGCCGACATGGAGTCCAAAGTTTGTCCTGTTTTGCTGGACCTCACGGAACCCAGCAGTGATGACGATTACAAGATTGAAGCAGTTGCT ATTATGTGCAAAGTAGTGACCATGCTGAGCAAGGACACAGTGGAGCATCTCTTGCTGCCACGCTTCTGCGACCTCTGCAGTGACGCCAGACTCTTTCAAGTCCGCAAG GTCTGTGCTGCCAATTTTGGAGAGTTCTGTTCAATTGTGGGTCAGGAGGCCACAGAGAAACTACTG ATTCCCAAGTTCTTTGACCTGTGCTCAGACAGCCTGTGGGGCATTAGGAAAGCCTGCGCCGAGTGCTTCATGATGGTGTCCAACTCCACCTCTCCTGAGGTGCGACGTGCAAAGTTGTCCCCGCTCTTCATCAGCCTCATAAGTGACCAGTCCCGCTGG GTGCGGCAGGCTGCATTTCAGTCTCTGGGCCGCTTCATCTCCACCTTTGCCAACCCAACTGGTGCAGGCCTCCACTTCAGAGACGATGGCGGATTGCTTGATGTTTCCAGGTGCACGTCAGACAG TGACTGTTCCTTGAACTCCCTCAACTGCTCTGGCATTGGAGGCTGTCACACGGAAAGAACCATTGCTCACACACCTCCCAACCAAGATGGCCGTGCTACGCCGTCTCCGGAACATGTGCCGGCAGCCGACGAAATGAACTACGACGACAACCACAGTTTAGCTCGCGGAGAAATGCTAGACAGCTACATGCATGCTGGCGCCAACGCCAACAACGCCAGAAACGCCAAGGAGATGCCACAAACAGACGAGAACTTTAACTCTTTCCACTTCTGGAGGTCTCCTCTCCCAGACATCAGCGGCGAGCTGGAGCTGCTTAGTTGTCAAACGGGGGAAGGGGTGGTGAAGGATGGGAGGAAAGAGGAGCGGAAGGAACCAGAGGACAACTGTTTGGATTCCAAAGCCAGTCCTGGTAAAACCACCAGCGACCAGATCAAGATGGTCTTGGACTGTTTGCAGCCACACATGGACGACCCAGATGTCCAAG CTCAAGTTCAGGTATTGTCGGCAGCTCTGAAGGCCGCTCAGCTTGACAGCCCGTCCGACAACAGTCCCACAGAAAGCCAGCTGGCACCATCTGCCGACAGCGACGCTGACAGCCCGTCTGTTGAGAGTAAATCAGTGGAGGTGCAGTCTGAGAGCGAAGAGAGTGTCACGGAAGACGAGCAAACGACAGAAAGCCTCTCAGCCAGTGAGTCCTGTCCAGTACAGGAGCAAGGAGATGAGGAGACACAGACAGAACCCCTGGAGTATCCGGAAGAGTCTCCACCTGACTCTCCTGTTCTG GTGTCTGAACTCATTGAAAGTGTGGAGGAAGAGGGAAAGAATGACTCTGTGTCTGAAGATAAGCCGAAGATCCAG AATATTATCCCTCAGCAGCTGTTGGATCAGTACCTCTCCATGACGGACCCGGCACGGGCCCAGACGGTGGACACGGAGATAGCCAAGCACTGTGCCTTCAGCCTGCCGGGAGTGGCGCTCACTCTGGGCCGACAGAACTGGCACTGCCTCAAGGACACTTATGAGACGTTGGCGACTGATGTGCAG TGGAAAGTGCGTCGCACGCTCGCCTTCTCCATTCACGAGCTGGCGGTCATCCTGGGAGACCAGCTGACGGCGGCGGATCTTGTGCCTATCTTTAACGGCTTCCTTAAAGACCTGGACGAGGTCCGCATCGGTGTGCTCAAGCACCTCTACGACTTCCTCAAG CTCCTCCATGCAGACAAGAGGAGAGAATATTTGTACCAGCTGCAGGAGTTCATGGTGACGGACAACAGTCGCAACTGGAGGTTCCGATATGAGCTGGCAGA GCAGCTGATCCTGATCATCGAGTTGTACAGCCATTATGACGTGTACGACTACCTCAGGCAGATCGCACTCACGCTCTGCTCTGACAAAGTCTCAGAGGTCAGGTGGATCTCCTACAAGCTG GTGGTGGAGATCCTGCAGAAGCTGTACTCTAGTGGCGCTGATGACTTGGGTCTTAACTTCATCAATGAGCTCACCGTCAGGTTCTGCCACTGTCCAAAGTGGGTGGGCCGACAAGCATTTGCCTTCATCTGCCAG GCTGTCGTAGAGGAGGACTGCATGCCCATGGAGCAGTTCAGCCAGCATCTTCTCCCCAGCCTGCTCAGCCTCTCCTCGGACCCCGTGGCAAACGTGCGCGTGCTGGTAGCCAAGGCCTTGCGACAGAGCATCATGGAGAAAG CCTACTTCAAGGATGCAGGCTGCGCCTACTCGGACGAGCTGGAGGAGACGGTGATGGCGCTGCAGTCGGACAAAGACCGAGACGTTCGCTTCTTCGCCAGCCTGGACCCAAACAAAGACTTGATGGACACGGCGCCGCTCATCTAG
- the ppp4r1l gene encoding serine/threonine-protein phosphatase 4 regulatory subunit 1 isoform X1, whose product MAGLSLYFEDGHDDLDDFGFDDYGSECDGIRITAFLDAGQDNLTPLGRLEKYAFSENVFNRQIVARGLLDVLREFSDNENDFISVMETVARMSEDGEPTVRAELMEQVPNIAMFLHESRPNFPAAFSRYLVPIVVRYLTDPNNQVRKTSQAALLVLLEQGLISKADMESKVCPVLLDLTEPSSDDDYKIEAVAIMCKVVTMLSKDTVEHLLLPRFCDLCSDARLFQVRKVCAANFGEFCSIVGQEATEKLLIPKFFDLCSDSLWGIRKACAECFMMVSNSTSPEVRRAKLSPLFISLISDQSRWVRQAAFQSLGRFISTFANPTGAGLHFRDDGGLLDVSRCTSDSDCSLNSLNCSGIGGCHTERTIAHTPPNQDGRATPSPEHVPAADEMNYDDNHSLARGEMLDSYMHAGANANNARNAKEMPQTDENFNSFHFWRSPLPDISGELELLSCQTGEGVVKDGRKEERKEPEDNCLDSKASPGKTTSDQIKMVLDCLQPHMDDPDVQAQVQVLSAALKAAQLDSPSDNSPTESQLAPSADSDADSPSVESKSVEVQSESEESVTEDEQTTESLSASESCPVQEQGDEETQTEPLEYPEESPPDSPVLVSELIESVEEEGKNDSVSEDKPKIQQNIIPQQLLDQYLSMTDPARAQTVDTEIAKHCAFSLPGVALTLGRQNWHCLKDTYETLATDVQWKVRRTLAFSIHELAVILGDQLTAADLVPIFNGFLKDLDEVRIGVLKHLYDFLKLLHADKRREYLYQLQEFMVTDNSRNWRFRYELAEQLILIIELYSHYDVYDYLRQIALTLCSDKVSEVRWISYKLVVEILQKLYSSGADDLGLNFINELTVRFCHCPKWVGRQAFAFICQAVVEEDCMPMEQFSQHLLPSLLSLSSDPVANVRVLVAKALRQSIMEKAYFKDAGCAYSDELEETVMALQSDKDRDVRFFASLDPNKDLMDTAPLI is encoded by the exons TTGGATTTGATGATTATGGTTCCGAATGTGACGGCATCCGCATTACAGCCTTCCTCGACGCCGGTCAAGACAACTTAACGCCACTCGGGAGGCTAGAGAAGTATGCCTTCAGTGAGAATGTGTTTAACAG gcaGATTGTGGCTCGTGGGCTGCTTGATGTGCTCCGCGAGTTCAGCGATAATGAAAATGATTTCATCAGTGTCATGGAGACAGTTGCCAGAATGTCAGAAGATGGAG AGCCAACCGTGCGAGCCGAGCTGATGGAGCAGGTGCCCAACATTGCCATGTTTCTGCACGAGAGCCGGCCCAACTTCCCTGCTGCCTTCTCCAGATACTTGGTACCCATCGTGGTCCGATATCTCACAGATCCAAACAACCAG GTGCGAAAGACCAGCCAAGCAGCACTGCTTGTGTTGCTGGAGCAAGGCCTCATCTCAAAGGCCGACATGGAGTCCAAAGTTTGTCCTGTTTTGCTGGACCTCACGGAACCCAGCAGTGATGACGATTACAAGATTGAAGCAGTTGCT ATTATGTGCAAAGTAGTGACCATGCTGAGCAAGGACACAGTGGAGCATCTCTTGCTGCCACGCTTCTGCGACCTCTGCAGTGACGCCAGACTCTTTCAAGTCCGCAAG GTCTGTGCTGCCAATTTTGGAGAGTTCTGTTCAATTGTGGGTCAGGAGGCCACAGAGAAACTACTG ATTCCCAAGTTCTTTGACCTGTGCTCAGACAGCCTGTGGGGCATTAGGAAAGCCTGCGCCGAGTGCTTCATGATGGTGTCCAACTCCACCTCTCCTGAGGTGCGACGTGCAAAGTTGTCCCCGCTCTTCATCAGCCTCATAAGTGACCAGTCCCGCTGG GTGCGGCAGGCTGCATTTCAGTCTCTGGGCCGCTTCATCTCCACCTTTGCCAACCCAACTGGTGCAGGCCTCCACTTCAGAGACGATGGCGGATTGCTTGATGTTTCCAGGTGCACGTCAGACAG TGACTGTTCCTTGAACTCCCTCAACTGCTCTGGCATTGGAGGCTGTCACACGGAAAGAACCATTGCTCACACACCTCCCAACCAAGATGGCCGTGCTACGCCGTCTCCGGAACATGTGCCGGCAGCCGACGAAATGAACTACGACGACAACCACAGTTTAGCTCGCGGAGAAATGCTAGACAGCTACATGCATGCTGGCGCCAACGCCAACAACGCCAGAAACGCCAAGGAGATGCCACAAACAGACGAGAACTTTAACTCTTTCCACTTCTGGAGGTCTCCTCTCCCAGACATCAGCGGCGAGCTGGAGCTGCTTAGTTGTCAAACGGGGGAAGGGGTGGTGAAGGATGGGAGGAAAGAGGAGCGGAAGGAACCAGAGGACAACTGTTTGGATTCCAAAGCCAGTCCTGGTAAAACCACCAGCGACCAGATCAAGATGGTCTTGGACTGTTTGCAGCCACACATGGACGACCCAGATGTCCAAG CTCAAGTTCAGGTATTGTCGGCAGCTCTGAAGGCCGCTCAGCTTGACAGCCCGTCCGACAACAGTCCCACAGAAAGCCAGCTGGCACCATCTGCCGACAGCGACGCTGACAGCCCGTCTGTTGAGAGTAAATCAGTGGAGGTGCAGTCTGAGAGCGAAGAGAGTGTCACGGAAGACGAGCAAACGACAGAAAGCCTCTCAGCCAGTGAGTCCTGTCCAGTACAGGAGCAAGGAGATGAGGAGACACAGACAGAACCCCTGGAGTATCCGGAAGAGTCTCCACCTGACTCTCCTGTTCTG GTGTCTGAACTCATTGAAAGTGTGGAGGAAGAGGGAAAGAATGACTCTGTGTCTGAAGATAAGCCGAAGATCCAG CAGAATATTATCCCTCAGCAGCTGTTGGATCAGTACCTCTCCATGACGGACCCGGCACGGGCCCAGACGGTGGACACGGAGATAGCCAAGCACTGTGCCTTCAGCCTGCCGGGAGTGGCGCTCACTCTGGGCCGACAGAACTGGCACTGCCTCAAGGACACTTATGAGACGTTGGCGACTGATGTGCAG TGGAAAGTGCGTCGCACGCTCGCCTTCTCCATTCACGAGCTGGCGGTCATCCTGGGAGACCAGCTGACGGCGGCGGATCTTGTGCCTATCTTTAACGGCTTCCTTAAAGACCTGGACGAGGTCCGCATCGGTGTGCTCAAGCACCTCTACGACTTCCTCAAG CTCCTCCATGCAGACAAGAGGAGAGAATATTTGTACCAGCTGCAGGAGTTCATGGTGACGGACAACAGTCGCAACTGGAGGTTCCGATATGAGCTGGCAGA GCAGCTGATCCTGATCATCGAGTTGTACAGCCATTATGACGTGTACGACTACCTCAGGCAGATCGCACTCACGCTCTGCTCTGACAAAGTCTCAGAGGTCAGGTGGATCTCCTACAAGCTG GTGGTGGAGATCCTGCAGAAGCTGTACTCTAGTGGCGCTGATGACTTGGGTCTTAACTTCATCAATGAGCTCACCGTCAGGTTCTGCCACTGTCCAAAGTGGGTGGGCCGACAAGCATTTGCCTTCATCTGCCAG GCTGTCGTAGAGGAGGACTGCATGCCCATGGAGCAGTTCAGCCAGCATCTTCTCCCCAGCCTGCTCAGCCTCTCCTCGGACCCCGTGGCAAACGTGCGCGTGCTGGTAGCCAAGGCCTTGCGACAGAGCATCATGGAGAAAG CCTACTTCAAGGATGCAGGCTGCGCCTACTCGGACGAGCTGGAGGAGACGGTGATGGCGCTGCAGTCGGACAAAGACCGAGACGTTCGCTTCTTCGCCAGCCTGGACCCAAACAAAGACTTGATGGACACGGCGCCGCTCATCTAG
- the LOC131106109 gene encoding cytochrome c oxidase assembly protein COX14 homolog: MVTAKRLADIGYRAFSGSMMLLTIYGGYLCALRGYRFMQKQKQLQLAAENQDPEVIKD; the protein is encoded by the coding sequence ATGGTAACAGCAAAGCGCCTAGCAGACATTGGCTATCGGGCCTTTTCGGGCTCCATGATGCTGCTAACCATCTACGGGGGCTACCTGTGCGCCTTGAGGGGTTACCGCTTCATGCAGAAGCAGAAGCAGCTCCAGCTGGCCGCTGAAAACCAGGATCCGGAAGTTATTAAGGACTAA
- the LOC131106107 gene encoding pre-miRNA 5'-monophosphate methyltransferase translates to MATCENSSEVDDEINEPGAAPFGNFINYYTFNPPENRLSLIPTTLLQDLGYSDSSQTTLLLDVGCNTGDLSVALYKHVVQTSESNVHLLGFDLDDTLIQRANCTNPFPGSVTFTPLDITKDCTPLQDYLNLHGSSHFHVTFCLAVTMWVHLNHGDAGLLRLLSRLAELSQHLLLEAQPWKCYRSAARRLRKLGRSDFDHFKNLQIRGDMSKHVMRHLEGHCNMELVRSFGATVWNRKLLLFKRK, encoded by the exons ATGGCGACATGTGAGAATAGTAGCGAGGTCGACGATGAAATAAACGAACCAGGCGCTGCTCCTTTTggaaattttataaattattatacttTTAATCCACCGGAGAATCGATTGAGTCTGATCCCCACCACGCTGCTTCAGGATTTGGGCTACAGCGACAGCAGTCAGACGACATTGCTGCTGGATGTGGGCTGCAACACAGGG GATCTAAGCGTAGCACTTTATAAACATGTAGTGCAGACCTCGGAATCAAACGTTCATCTTCTCGGCTTCGACCTGGACGACACCTTGATCCAGCGGGCCAACTGCACTAACCCTTTCCCGGGTAGCGTCACCTTCACCCCGCTGGACATCACCAAAGACTGCACGCCACTGCAGGACTACCTCAATCTGCACGGATCCTCGCATTTCCATGTGACTTTCTGCCTAGCCGTCACCATGTGGGTCCATCTGAACCACGGCGACGCCGGCCTGCTGCGACTCCTCTCTCGTCTGGCGGAGCTCAGCCAGCACCTCCTACTGGAGGCGCAGCCCTGGAAGTGTTACCGGTCAGCGGCCAGGAGGCTCCGAAAGCTGGGCCGGTCAGACTTCGACCACTTTAAGAATCTCCAGATCCGAGGGGACATGAGCAAACACGTTATGAGACACTTAGAGGGACACTGCAACATGGAGCTCGTACGGAGTTTCGGGGCTACTGTTTGGAATCggaagttgttgctgtttaaaCGGAAGTGA